Part of the Rhodothermales bacterium genome is shown below.
GACGGAGGAAACACAGATTCGAGTCGCCTACGACGACCACTATGTCTATGTATCCGGTGCATTGCTGGACAGGCAGCCGGATGCCATTCGGGCCAACTCCATGTACCGGGACGGCTACTCCGGAGACGACACCTTCGGCATCCTGCTCGATACGTTCAACGACAATGAGAACGCGTTGTGGTTCTTTACGACGCCCAACGGTACGCGTTTTGATTCTGCAGTCTCCAACGATGCACAATCGGGCCGCGGGTCCATGAACAGGAGCTGGAATACATACTGGGACGTGGCAACGCACCGCTCGCCGAAGGGATGGTTCGTTGAAATCCGGATTCCGCTTTCGAGTCTGGGATTCCAGACAAACGGTGCCGAGACCGAGATGGGCCTGATTGTATACCGTTACATCGCCCGACGGAATGAGCGCCACATCTTTCCGGACATTCGACCTGACTGGAACATGGCGTTCGCGAAACCCTCACTCGCCCGGAAGGTCGTGCTGTCCGATGTGACGAGTTCAAGACCCGTGTATGTTTCGCCCTTCGTAGTTGGAGGCCTGGGAAGACGGTCGGAACTGAACTCGACCGAGATTCAGTATCTGGACGACACGAGCGTCACCCGTGATGTGGGCATCGACGTGAAGTACAACCTCACGAGCAATCTCACGCTCGACCTGACGGCCAACACCGACTTCGCTCAGGCCGAAGCGGATAATGAGGAAGTGAACCTTACCAGGTTCTCACTCTTTTTTCCAGAAAAACGTCAGTTCTTCCAGGAACGGGCAGGTCTCTTCGACTTCAGTCTCGGAGGTTCCAACAGAGTGTTCAACAGTCGAAATATTGGTCTCGACGAGGACGGGAATCCTGTTCGGATTCTGGGTGGCACGCGAATCGTTGGGAGAGTTGGGAAGTGGGATCTTGGAATCATAGATATGCAGACCGACGAAAGTGCCGATCTGCCGTATGAGAACTTCGGTGTTCTTCGAGTCCGCCGCCGCGTGCTGAACGACTATTCCTACGCAGGGTCAATCGTTACCAGTCGTGTGGGGTCGGACGGCGGCTACAACTTTGCGTACGGGCTCGACGGCAGTGTGCGCATTACGGGTGATGAGTACCTGTCGCTTCAGTGGGTCCAGTCGTTTGACGACGTCGCCATCGACGAGTCCGGTGTGACCGTGTTGCCATCGTCTGCCGTGCGCGCAAAATGGGAGCGGCGTACATCAAAGGGTCTCGCATATTCGACGGCCCTTACGCGCGTGGGTAGTGACTTCGCCCCGGATCTCGGTTTTCAGAATCGAACGAACTACTTTCAACCGCGTGGTTCGATTTCTTACGGATGGTTCTCGGAGGGCAACTCCGCGTTTCGAACGATTTCGTCCGAGTTGCAGGTTTTTGCATTTCTGGATAATGACGATGGCAACGTAGAGTCGGCCGCGATAGAGTACGAGTGGGACTTCGAGCTCATTTCCGGGGCGCGACTCGGTCTGGATGTTGTATTTGAGGAGGAGGATCTCGACGAAGAACTCGAGCTGTCGAGCAATGCATGGATTCCGCCAGGTAGATACCGGTTTGTCGGCGGCGATGCACGGTTTCGCATGCACGACGGCGCGCTTCTGCGAGCGAACGTCGAGTTGTCCGG
Proteins encoded:
- a CDS encoding carbohydrate binding family 9 domain-containing protein, whose translation is MLCVVAATPASAQERLHLPRMSTPIVLDGMPDEEAWAEIEALPVVMYQPVYGGEMTEETQIRVAYDDHYVYVSGALLDRQPDAIRANSMYRDGYSGDDTFGILLDTFNDNENALWFFTTPNGTRFDSAVSNDAQSGRGSMNRSWNTYWDVATHRSPKGWFVEIRIPLSSLGFQTNGAETEMGLIVYRYIARRNERHIFPDIRPDWNMAFAKPSLARKVVLSDVTSSRPVYVSPFVVGGLGRRSELNSTEIQYLDDTSVTRDVGIDVKYNLTSNLTLDLTANTDFAQAEADNEEVNLTRFSLFFPEKRQFFQERAGLFDFSLGGSNRVFNSRNIGLDEDGNPVRILGGTRIVGRVGKWDLGIIDMQTDESADLPYENFGVLRVRRRVLNDYSYAGSIVTSRVGSDGGYNFAYGLDGSVRITGDEYLSLQWVQSFDDVAIDESGVTVLPSSAVRAKWERRTSKGLAYSTALTRVGSDFAPDLGFQNRTNYFQPRGSISYGWFSEGNSAFRTISSELQVFAFLDNDDGNVESAAIEYEWDFELISGARLGLDVVFEEEDLDEELELSSNAWIPPGRYRFVGGDARFRMHDGALLRANVELSGGKFYDGTLISVGTSPTWNLSRYVELGGEIELTRLRFPDRNQEFDYAIARLRGQLAFSTKASISAFIQYSSAADFIRANVRFRMNFREGHDLWLVFNQGTNTDRYRGLPTLPVSDSRAVLIKYTHTFAL